The sequence ACTTTAGGAGCGAATTTAACTATCACGGGTTGATCCAGTTCGCCAGTACGGGCGGTACCAAAACTTACGGCCGTTGTATTTCCCTTAGCAATTTTATACGCGGGACCAAGCGTTGGAAAATTAGCTGAATGTGTTGTAATTCCCATAATAACTTCCTGATCACAGGGATTTGATCCAACAACTGCGAGGGATGCTCCATAATCATTATTCAATGATCCGCCTACATAAGATGAATAAAGCAAGTTCTTTCCATCCGCACTTAATTTACTTAAAACTCCATCCATAGCACCATCCCATTGTATCGCACCCTGCTGAGTAGTCTGAAACGCACAGTTGGTTACAGGGTAATCGGGCGATCCTGTAAAACTTGTAATAAAAGCTTCTCCCGCCGGATTAATAACAATTGCTGACATAAAAATCCAATAACCGCTTGTATTGGCATCAGCCGCTGTGCCTCCCAGGTAAGTTGAGTATACCAGATTATTACCTGAAGGAGAAATTTTTGCAATAAACAGGTCACCTCCCCCCACTCCGCCGCAACAGGATGTATTGGCAACAGGTCCGTTAAATGATGTATCATAAGAACCTGCAGTAACAGGGAAGTCAGAGGACTCAGTCCAGCCAACAACATAGGCGTTTCCAAGATTATCAAGCGTTATATCCACTCCTCCATCATCTCTCGAACCTCCAAGAAAAGTAGAATACACGAGATCCGACATCCCGCCTCCCAATGGATTTATCCTGCACACAAATGCGTCGCCTTTTGTGTAATTGGTCATAACCGTTAAGTCATCACTTCCTCCATAAGCCGTTTGAAACGCTCCGGCAGTTGTCGGAAATGGATTAGCCGGTTGACTTATCCAGGTAAAACCTGTTATGAACGCCTCACCGGCTGCATTGATCTCCACGCCTAAAGGCCAGTCATACGCCCCGCCACTGAGAAAAGTTGAATAATTTGCCGAAGCGCCTGTAGCGGCTAACACAACGAACCATCCGGGCTCGCTGTTTGTAGGATTTGGTTGAATACAGCCCGGAGTGGTAATAAGGCCTTGTGCACCGAATGAATGTCCAACCACAAAAGCCTTCCCCGCATTATCAACAGCTAAATCCATCGCGTAGTCCTGGTACCAGCCCCCAATGAATGTTGAATACATTAACGTTGATCCGGCAGGATTTAATTTTAACACAAAAGCATCGGGACGAGTAATAAAGTTTGTAGGAAAAGTTGGCGGCCAGTTATTAAAAGTATTATCATACGCTCCCGCTGTTACCGGAAAATCAGTGGATTGTGTATACCCACAAACATAAATATTACCTGCTGCATCAAGATCAATACCCCAGCCCGCTTCATTATCTTTGTTACCACCAATATATGTAGCCCATATCAAAATAGTTCCTGTAGGATCCAGTTTGAAAACAAACGCGTCGATATTTGAAACGGCCTCTTTATAATCGGTAAAATAACCATTTCCGGAGGAACCATTATATGTAGGATCATAAACTCCGGCAGTTGTTGGAAAATTATTTCTATACCAGCCCGTTCCATAGATATTCCCTGCCCCATCAACGACGATATCAAACAAGTATCCAGCTCCTGTACTATTTCCGCCAACAAAGGTTCCCCATTTTAATGTTACGGGATCTATTATTACTGCATAGGCCGGATCATATTCTCCATCTATTCTAAATCCAAAAGTGGTATCGTTCCGAAGTATATAATTGACAATTATCTCACGTTTTGTTCCATTGATCAACTGGTAACAATAGGGCCGTCTCTCAATTAATGTTCCCCATTTGGTGAATACCTCAACTTCTCCTTCGCTATTTGTCTTTAGCTTTTCAATGCCTTCACAGGCCAGCTGTATGTCATTTATATCAGAACCCGGCTTTAGAATAAAATCATATTTAAGATCGGTATCCTTAATGTAATACTGCAGGTCAATATTTTTATAGACATTATCATACCTTATTAACCGATGATCTTTTACATTTTTCACATGCTTATCCGCATCCCGCCCCAATAAATAATTGGTTTTACTTTCCTGATCTCCGGCACCGTATATATTAACTTTACTATTCATTCCAAGGAAATGAATGTTCCATACGAGGTAAGAATACTCTTCAGCAACTTCTTTATGAAGTTCGGTCAGGTTATTTTTCTCCTCGCTCCCTTCAGCTTCTCTAACATGGCAAAGACTCAAACCATCCTTTAAAAAATAAACATTACCGGCTTCTGATGAACCCTGGTACAGAATATTCGCTCCCCATTGTCCGGCATTTTCTCTGAATGCGAAATTCATATCTGTATTACTAAGCATCTCTTGTAATTCAGAGGTGTTTTTTTTAGAAGCAAAGGATGAAGCTAAACTGCTTTTTGAAACTAAACGATCGCTTTGAGCAACAGTTATAGGAATAGCCAGCACCTGCAATACCAATAGTGTTATAGGAAATGATCGCAGATTCATTTGAGGTAATTCATATTAAGCCGTTAATGCCAAACCGGCATTACTATATCAAGGCGCGGTTAAACTAACATTTATACTGCACCCCTGCCTGCCAACGCGTTAGCCATTGCTACGGCAAGCAGGCGTTTTTATCTAAATTGAACAGAAGCCATTTAAGGGGCGTTAACTATTAAATTGGCACTACACCCGTTTTTATCTTTAACATTAATGGTATAGCTTCCCGGACATAACTGGTTTTTATACCTGTTCACATACCCGTCCGGCCAGGTATAACTATACGGACTTGTACCACCAGTTGCGTTTACCATTAACCATTCTTTACAACCACATCCGGCACAATTGGCAGTACCTTTGGCGAATTGCCCTGCTAACACAGGTGGAGAAACTATAGTGGTTGTGGAAATTGAGGTACAACCTTTGCTGTCTGTTATAGTTACTGTATATGCTTGAGATGAAAGATTCGAAATCAGGGATGCGGCAGCGCCATTGCTCCAGGAAAAACTATATACAGGACTTCCTCCTGCACCAATAGCCTGTGCTGAACCATTATTGCTTCCTGCACAAGTTAAGTTTGTTTGGGTTATTGTTGCTGTCACGGAAGGATTTATTGTTACCAATGCGGTTGATGTTGCAGAGTTTCCTCCAACATCTCTAATCGTCACAGTATATGTTGTTGTTGATACAGGACAGGGGCTAATATTTTGAGTTGTTGAACCGTTACTCCATGCATAAGTGTAAGGACTTGCTCCTCCTGTGGCAATTGACGTTACCGTTGCACAATACCCCGGACAAACTGAATTTGCCGTAGTTGTTACAATTGGACCCGCGGTACAATTTACAACCGTAATGGTGATGACAATATTGGAAGAGCATCCGCCACTATTAACTGTATGAGAAACGTTGTAAATTCCTGTAGATAAAAATGTGTAAGAAAAATCAGTAGTGGTACCACTAACATTTGCCGGTGAAATGGGTGAAATAACCCAGTTGTATGTAACTCCCGATCCGGGCGCAGTCCCTGTATTTGTAAAGTTGACAACACTTCCTTTACAAGCTGAAGAAGCTGTAAAGGACGCAGAAACGGGACTCGTACCTGTTACTGTGTACGCTTTAACAATCTTACATCCATTGCCATCGGCAACTGTTACTGTATAATTACCGGCCGGAATACCTGAAATTGAAGCAGTAGTTTGACCAGTACTCCAACTGTATATATAAGGGGGGCTGCCTCCGTTAAGAACAAAAACAGATGCGCTACCACTTGAAGTACAACTGACATTTGTACCCGATAAATTTAAGTTAATTGGTTCCGGCTGAATTATACTTATTACTTGTGGCTGTGTACAACCTTTTGAATCCGTTGCTGTAACCGTATAAGTCCCCATAGTAAGCCCCGTAACCACTTGTGTAGTCTGACCGCTACTCCACAAATATGTATAGGGTGCTGTACCTCCAGATACATTAGCTGTTGCACTACCAGTGTTTCCACCATTACAGCTCACGTTCGTCGTTATTGCATTTGAAGCAGACATAGTGCAACCGCAATTATTGACAGTAATAAAATTAAGCTTCTCAAGGCTATCGCTCCCACAAGGTTGTTGTATAACCAGCTTTACAGGATATGTTCCCGGCGTATTGTACGCAATCCCTGTAGGATTTACTGCAGTTGAAGTAGATGGCGTACCTCCAGGAAATGTCCACAGGTATGTAATTCCGGTTTTGTCGCAACCAATATAGGAAGAAGTAAAATTTATCGTATTACCTGCACAGAGTGTTGAATTTCCACTAAAGTTGATCATACTTGTTACGCCCCCACATGTATTTACATAAAGTTGTGCAAACGTAGCATCCCATACACCACCACAATTGAACTGATATGCATTAGGTGTAACCGGATAGATGCACCAACTGCTTGCAATTAAATATACAAAGCAGCCATCAACAGCAACAATACCACCACATCCATCAATCGTTTCATTGTGCGTGGAACTTGAGTTCCCTGCACCAAGAAAGCCGGAACAAATCAACTTACCATTAGGATCAAATGTGGTGATAAACTGATCCTCTGTACCCAAAAATGATTTCTGAAAAGCGCAGGATGTAATCGGGAAATTAGTACTATAGGTATCGCCCGACACTATAATATTGTTTTTATTATCTGTTGCAATTCCTCTTGGTTCTTCATATCCACTCCCTCCGAGATAAGTGGCCCATAAGAGATTGCCTGTGCTGCTGAATTTAGCAACGTATCCCTCTGAGAAGCCCGTACTACTGTTTCCCGGTTGAAAAGATCCCGCAGTAGAAATACCTGTTGTGGAATTTGTGCTTCCGGTTATAATGACATTCCCAAAATTATCTGCAGCAATTGCCGCGTCAACATTCGTACCTTCAGTAAGGTTACCTCCATAATAGGTTGACCAAACAGGAAAACCGGTTGCAGGATTCAATTTGACAACAAAAGAGTCCGTTCCTCCATTTAATCCAGCCTGAAATGGTGATAATGTCGGAAAATTAGTTGATGATGTGAGTCCGGTAAAAAAGACATTTCCAAAAGTATCACAGGTTATGCCTATTCCCTGATCATTGCCTGTCCCACCAAAATAGGTAGACCATTGCATAACTCCACCACTGCTAAATTTCGTGATAAAACAATCCCCCCCGCCTGCAGGAGCGGGCTGAAATGCAGCCATAACAGGTACACCAGAAGATGCCCCGCACAGAAAAATATTATTTGTTGCATCACAGGCTACATCACTTCCTCCATTAAAGTAAGTAGACCATATCAAAACACCAGTGGGATCAAACTTTGCAATAAAAGATCCTGAAGAAGCCATCAAAGTGAGGTTCTTGACAAAAGGAGCCTTCTCAAGGTACATGATGTCGAGGAGCAAAGCAGGCGCTTCGATGGGGCAGGCAAAGGCTCCGAAGATCATTCCTCCTGGAAGAACAGAAGTCTACGACATGCTCCTGAAGGCTTAGCTGCTTATCTGTAGCAACGGAAAGCCCCCTCTCTTCATTACTCCCTCCGAAATAAGTTACCCATGGATCAATTACTAAAGGATATGAGGGATTCCATGTTCCGAATTCAAAGCTTACAACTGTTCCGCTTAAAATGTAACGTGCCTCTACGTCCACAATTTTTCCATCAATATTTTGGTATACTTTTGGTATGTATTCCCCCAGTTCGTTAATATTCGTTTTTACTTCTAATCTGTAATTTTTAATTTGTAATTCTTCCACCCCACTATATTTCAGTTTAATATCATCAGGATTGCCGCCCGCATTTACGACAATATCATATTTTAGCCCCTGAGACTTACCTCCATAATACCTTACATCAATATTTTTATATATATTTTTCATAACAACTTCATTAAATGACTTTACATGGGTCAAACCTTTCGGACAATATGGATAATAATAGTTATTATATCCTTCAAGCTGATCAATACCAACAACTTCACTACTTGCAATACAACCAACAAAATCGACATCTACACGATTCAGTTTTAACAATTGCTCCTGCATTAATTCATCTTTTTTTTTCCGCTCACCGCTTTCACTTAATTTACCGGCTCTTATTAACGCATCAATTTGTTCATTTACTCTGCTTATTATTTCACCAATATTGGTTAAGACGTAACTCACACCGGTTTTGCGCAAATACACATCAACTCCTCCCCCATCACCTTTAAACAGAATGTCGGGTCGCATCTGTTGTTCCGTATCAATAAACTGACCCTCGTTCTGAATAAAACTCATTCCGGTGGCAAGCCCATTTGGGTGAGATTGCGATCCCTTGTCTTCAGTAAAATTGTATTTATTTGCAGTACCGGCAAACAAATAGAAAACATTAAAAAGAATTAGCAAAGAGGCGAGAAAGCACTTTTTCATTCGAAAATTTTTAATTCATATTTTATAATATTCACAATTATTTTTTCATGTTTTATAAAACCTAAATTTAAAATCCTCACATCCAAAATAAAATACATTGTTGTAATTCTAATTTGTGATCATACCTCGGTAATAAAAGCATACAATACTCATAATCAGATATTAATAAGTAAATAATGTTAGTTATCTAACTAACATATTTATTGTAAATAAAACTGAATTAAAAACAACTTTAAGGTGCACTCACGTTAACATTTATACTGCACCCGTTTTTGTCTGTAATATTTACACTATAATTACCCGGACACAACAGGTTTTTATACCGGTTCGCATATCCGTCAGGCCAGGTGTAACTATAAGGACTGGTGCCACCTGCCGCGGTTACCATGATCCATTCTTTACAACCACAACCCGAGCAGTTGGAAGTGCCCTTCGCGAATTCTCCCGTTAGTGCAGCCGGTGAAATGATTACTGCATTTGCAATTGAACTACACCCGCTTGCATCGGTTATTGTTATTGTATAGCTTCCTGCACCAAGACCTGTGGCTGTGGGAGCAGTTTGACCATTACTCCAGCTATAGGTGTATGGCGTTGTTCCTCCAACCGGATTTGCGAGTGCGCTGCCGTTCGTTCCTCCATTGCAGGTTACATTGGCTTGTACTGTTGTTGTTACCGTTGCTCCATTTATATTGTTAACTGTTGCCGTTGCCGTTTTCACACAGGAATTCGCATCTGTGATTGTAAGGGTGTAAATGCCCGCGCCAAGACCTGTTACCAGTTGCCCTGTGGAACTATTGCTCCAATTGTAAATCAATGTGCCTGTTCCGCCTCCGGCCACTACGCTTACACTGCCATTGGAATTTCCGCAATTGGCATTTACGCCATTTGTAGTGAAAGTTATTGCGCCTGGTTCTGTTATACTTACTGTGCTAACCACTAAGCATCCTGATGCATCCCTGACGCTTACTACATAAGTTCCCGCAGTAAGGCCCGTGATCGAGGTAACTCCTGAGGACGTATTGCTCCAGTTATAGGTCAGTGTTCCTGTTCCTCCTGATGCTGCAACAATGGCTGTACCGTTATTCCCGCCACTACATTGCAAATTATTACCCGTTAAGCTATTAATGGCAGGTGATGGGAAATTGCTGATCACTGCAATGGCGGTTTTTGTACAGTTGTTCCCATCCCTCACTGTAACGGTATAAGTACCGGCTGCTACTGCCGATATTGTTTGCCCCGTTGCGGACGTACTCCATGTATATGTTAATCCTCCTGTTCCGCCTCCGGCCGATACTGTGGCCCCCCCATTTGACACACCACAGCCGGCTGCCGTTGGAGTGGTACTTGCAGTTATCGCTATCGGCTCTGTAAGTGTTGTTGTTGATACTGCGGTACAGCCTTTGTTGTCGGTTACAATTACTGTGTAATTACCCTGTAGTAAACCTGTAGCTGTTTGTGTGGTTTGGTTATTGCTCCAGCTATATGTATAAGGAGCGGTTCCGTTTGCCGGGCTCGCTAATGAACTTCCATTGGTCGCGCCGTTACAGGCCAGGTTAGTGGCCGTGGTATTTACTGAAATAGCAGGGTTTACTGTTACTACTGCTGTTGAGGTGGATGTGTTGCCCCCGGTATCACGGATCGTTACGGTATAGGTGGTTGTTGATGCAGGACATGGACTGATGTTTTGGGTTGTTGCACCATTACTCCAGCTATAAGTATATGGGCTTGTACCTCCCGTTCCGCTGGCAGTTACTGTGCCGCAACTTCCGGGACAGACCGAACTGCCTGTAGCCGCTACAGAAGGACCGCTTGTACAATTAATAACACTAACTGTGGATGTTTCCTGTTTTGAACATCCACCTGAAGTGACTGTATGCGAAATGGTATAGCTCCCTGTACTTAAAAAGGTATAGGAAAAGTTAACCGTTGAACCGCTAACGTTTGCCGGAGAAACCAGCCAGTTGTAAGTGCCTGTGGAACCGGTATTGGTAAATGTTACATTGGTACCCAGGCATACTATTCCACTTGGTGATTGGGTAAAAGTTGCGGTATTGGGATTAGCTGCGATTGAAATTGAAAATGTCCTTGTTCCGACACATCCGTTTCCATCTGTAACGGTTACTGAATACGTTCCGGCTGAAAGACCGGTAACAGAAGCTGTTGTTTGACTATTACTCCATAAATAGGAATAGGCCCCACCCGTAACAGTAATTGATGCGCTTCCCGGATTTCCACAGGTACCATTAGTTGGAGTAACTGTGTACGCTACCGGAGGCTTGGGAGTTATTGTAACCACCTTTGTTACACTGCATCCATTCACATCACGAACAGTTACAGTATAATTGCCTGCAGAAAGACCTGTTGAAACTTGGGTAGTTTGGCCATTACTCCAATTATAAGTGTATGGAGAAGTCGAACCCGCGATTAACACAGAAGCGGTTCCATTACTGCTGCCATTACATAAAATACCCTGCACAGAGGTAGAAATTACCAGCTGAGAATTATTGATCTGGATGTTCGCCACATTTTTACAATTCGCTGCATCGCTAATAGTAACGTTGTAAGAACCGGGAGAGAGGCCGGTAGCCGAAGCATTTGTTCCTCCAGAAGGCGACCAGCTATAAGTATAAGGCGAAGTGCCTCCTGAAACAGAAACTATTGATCCTGATCCGTTATTTCCACAACCAGCATGTACAATATTAATAGTAGGATTCAGTGAAGAGATGCAACAGCTCACACTGGTGACTGTTACAGGAATTGTAATTGAATCTGCCGGACAAGCGATCACAAGTTTTACATTATAAGTTCCTCCGGTAGTATAAATGTGAGTTGGGTTCTTAAGGTTGGAAGTAGTTCCATCACCAAAATCCCATTTCCATGATGAAGCTGTCCAGGCACCGCTATTCCAAACGCATGTACCTGTGCTTGCATCTGTAAATTGAACAGAAGAATTACAATTTGGGGAAGCTGTAAAAGTGAAGTTTGGAGTTACATTGGGCTTGAACTTAAATACCACAGGACGTTCATCAAATCCGGTTAACCCTATTTTAGCGGGTTGAAAAGAGCCGGCAGTTGTCGGGAAGTTGCTTGTATGTGTTGTGCCACATGATATCACTTCTTCCTGGCAAGGCCCGCGAAGGCATACTTTGGGAACATAATAATTAAAATCACCTGTTCCTCCCATATAGGTTGCATATAGCATTGTGCTCAATGTATTATTAAGTTTGAATAATATTATGTCGGGCCATCCTCTTTTAGTACTTTGATAAGCGCAGGGAGTAACCGGAAAATTAGTAGAATAGCTTATTCCTGAAACATATACTTCATCGACCGAATTAACTGCAATCCCAAATCCATGATCTTCCATTGTTGAGCCACCGACAAAAGTTGAATAAATTATAAAAGCACCGGACGAGGTTAGTTTTGTCACAAAGGCGTCTGTTTGTCCTGCATTATATGTGACGTCGTATGCGCCGGGTGTAACAGGAAAGTCGGATGAAGAGGTTTCACCTGTAACAAAGGCTTCATCAGAAGCATTAATTGCAATTGCCTGCCCTGCCTCATTGATATTAAAAGCAGCCCCAGCCCCGCCTAAATACGTTGAATAAATGAGGTTAGAGCCGGCTGCATTGACCCTTGTAACAAAAGCATCTAAACCTCCATTATAACTTACATCGTAGGCTCCGGCAGTAACAGAGAAATTGGGGGAAGATGTTGCTCCTGTGAGAAATGCCTGACCGGAAGCATTCAAAACAATACCGTAAGCACGGTCATCGGAAGATCCTCCCAGATAAGTTGAATAGGACAACCCCGCACCTGATGCGTTAAGTTTGGTTACATAAAGATCATGGGCTCCTCCATTAAATGATAAATCAAACGCTCCTGCGGTTACAGGAAAATTGGCCGATGCGGTAAATCCTGTTACGAAAGCTTCACCAGCAGCATTGATCGCGATATCAAACCCTGAATCTTCACCTGAACCACCCAAAAATGTTGAATACATCAACGTCGTACCAGTAGCATTCAGTTTTAATACAAATGCATCAGTGCCTCCATTGTGAGTTACATCATATGCACCCGGTGTAGTGGGAAAGTTGGTTGAATAGGTTGATCCTGAAATAAAAACTTCACCAGAGGCGTTAACAGCAATTCCCGCTCGATATACATCTGTAGCAGCATAACTGATAAGGTTCTCATTTAAAGTTCCACCTATGTATGTTGCATAAATCAATGACGATCCGTTGGCCGAAAGTTTGAAAACATAAGCATCTGAATTACCCCAATCATTTGCAACCACACCTGTAAGCGGATTATTGAATGTCTGATCAAACACTCCTGCCATTGTCGGAAATTTGTCATTAAACCAACCGGTACCATATACATTACCAGCAGGATCAAGAGCCATATCAAAAATATAACCTTCAGAAGAACCACTCAGTGGCCCAACATAGGTTGACCAAACGAGATTAACCGGATCTATAACAAGCGGAATCTGTTTATCATAGTTCTGATCGCAAACAAAACCGAAAGTTGTATCATTAATCAATTTATAAGATATCCTGATTTGCTTTTTGTTTCCTCCAATATCCTGGTACGACTCCGGAATCTGCTCGATCAGATCACCCCATGCTGTGCTTATAATTAAATTTCCCTCCTCATTTATCTGCAATCTTTTTATCCCTTCACATCCTAATTGAATTTTATTAATGTCGCCTCCCGCCTTCACTATAAAATCATACTTAAGCTCAGTGCCATTGCTATAATACCTTAGATCAATTTGTTTATAAATATCATTGTACCTGATCATTTTATAATCAGGCACATTTGTGCAGTATTTTGAAGGATCATTACCCAACAAATAATTTGTTTGACTGTTTTGTTCGCCTTCATTTGAAATGATTAAATCGGAGTTCATCCCTTTAAACCACATGTTCCATACAAGATATTCTGTATTTTCTTTTCCATCATCCATTGCCCTTTTTCCCGGTGTCAGTTCAGTATGAATTTCCTTCTCCCGTCTGAATCCAAAACTTAAATGATCCTTCATAAAATATACATTCGCGTTCCAGCCGGGGGATGATCCCCTGTAAAGTATTTTATTCTCACCAATAGCAGTACAACCATCCCATTGACCCATATTTTTACGGAACATAATGGGCAGGTCGGCAATCTTTTTTAAAATAGTTTGTTTTTCGCTTTCTGTAATAGCCTGACCAAGCGAGTTACCGGACTGACATGATCTCATCAGATCACTAGCCCGTGCTCCGTAAATAGTAAATAATAAAAAAAGGAGAGTAATCAAATAATTTTCCCGTCCGAAAATTTTGTTGCTGATGCAGTAATGCTCCATGTTGCTGGATTAATTTACCCTTTAATCTGTAATACCGATGTGATATCTGTAATGGTCCAATTTCATTGGCCCAAACAAGCTATCCGATCGGCATTATACCAATATTGATTGGACTAAAAATTAAATCAAATTGGTATAATTTATTCTGCCTTTTTCTGACAACAAGTTAGTGTTACTGTATCCAACATCCAATACTTTTTTATTAAATATATTTGCTTTAAAATAAATATACAGATGTTATAAATATTTAATTATCAGTTAATAACACACTATTTATGTTAGCTATCTTATCACGGGGTGGTCAGGCTG comes from Bacteroidota bacterium and encodes:
- a CDS encoding PKD domain-containing protein; the encoded protein is MEHYCISNKIFGRENYLITLLFLLFTIYGARASDLMRSCQSGNSLGQAITESEKQTILKKIADLPIMFRKNMGQWDGCTAIGENKILYRGSSPGWNANVYFMKDHLSFGFRREKEIHTELTPGKRAMDDGKENTEYLVWNMWFKGMNSDLIISNEGEQNSQTNYLLGNDPSKYCTNVPDYKMIRYNDIYKQIDLRYYSNGTELKYDFIVKAGGDINKIQLGCEGIKRLQINEEGNLIISTAWGDLIEQIPESYQDIGGNKKQIRISYKLINDTTFGFVCDQNYDKQIPLVIDPVNLVWSTYVGPLSGSSEGYIFDMALDPAGNVYGTGWFNDKFPTMAGVFDQTFNNPLTGVVANDWGNSDAYVFKLSANGSSLIYATYIGGTLNENLISYAATDVYRAGIAVNASGEVFISGSTYSTNFPTTPGAYDVTHNGGTDAFVLKLNATGTTLMYSTFLGGSGEDSGFDIAINAAGEAFVTGFTASANFPVTAGAFDLSFNGGAHDLYVTKLNASGAGLSYSTYLGGSSDDRAYGIVLNASGQAFLTGATSSPNFSVTAGAYDVSYNGGLDAFVTRVNAAGSNLIYSTYLGGAGAAFNINEAGQAIAINASDEAFVTGETSSSDFPVTPGAYDVTYNAGQTDAFVTKLTSSGAFIIYSTFVGGSTMEDHGFGIAVNSVDEVYVSGISYSTNFPVTPCAYQSTKRGWPDIILFKLNNTLSTMLYATYMGGTGDFNYYVPKVCLRGPCQEEVISCGTTHTSNFPTTAGSFQPAKIGLTGFDERPVVFKFKPNVTPNFTFTASPNCNSSVQFTDASTGTCVWNSGAWTASSWKWDFGDGTTSNLKNPTHIYTTGGTYNVKLVIACPADSITIPVTVTSVSCCISSLNPTINIVHAGCGNNGSGSIVSVSGGTSPYTYSWSPSGGTNASATGLSPGSYNVTISDAANCKNVANIQINNSQLVISTSVQGILCNGSSNGTASVLIAGSTSPYTYNWSNGQTTQVSTGLSAGNYTVTVRDVNGCSVTKVVTITPKPPVAYTVTPTNGTCGNPGSASITVTGGAYSYLWSNSQTTASVTGLSAGTYSVTVTDGNGCVGTRTFSISIAANPNTATFTQSPSGIVCLGTNVTFTNTGSTGTYNWLVSPANVSGSTVNFSYTFLSTGSYTISHTVTSGGCSKQETSTVSVINCTSGPSVAATGSSVCPGSCGTVTASGTGGTSPYTYSWSNGATTQNISPCPASTTTYTVTIRDTGGNTSTSTAVVTVNPAISVNTTATNLACNGATNGSSLASPANGTAPYTYSWSNNQTTQTATGLLQGNYTVIVTDNKGCTAVSTTTLTEPIAITASTTPTAAGCGVSNGGATVSAGGGTGGLTYTWSTSATGQTISAVAAGTYTVTVRDGNNCTKTAIAVISNFPSPAINSLTGNNLQCSGGNNGTAIVAASGGTGTLTYNWSNTSSGVTSITGLTAGTYVVSVRDASGCLVVSTVSITEPGAITFTTNGVNANCGNSNGSVSVVAGGGTGTLIYNWSNSSTGQLVTGLGAGIYTLTITDANSCVKTATATVNNINGATVTTTVQANVTCNGGTNGSALANPVGGTTPYTYSWSNGQTAPTATGLGAGSYTITITDASGCSSIANAVIISPAALTGEFAKGTSNCSGCGCKEWIMVTAAGGTSPYSYTWPDGYANRYKNLLCPGNYSVNITDKNGCSINVNVSAP